In Streptomyces sp. DG2A-72, one genomic interval encodes:
- a CDS encoding helix-turn-helix domain-containing protein — protein sequence MATRPSNGCGAVRRSSCTRHVGARIAHETGLHLDTVRAWRGQFAHGGRPALADRKRSGRPARFTPVRPLRPYRTDRRRASHAVPHTVDRTETTSEARTAAPANHGCCPPTSVHPDAASWPSCSVPWGIHSGLLASVA from the coding sequence ATGGCCACAAGACCGAGCAACGGCTGCGGTGCCGTGCGCAGATCGTCCTGCACGCGGCACGTCGGTGCGCGCATCGCACACGAGACCGGCCTGCATCTGGACACGGTTCGTGCCTGGCGCGGCCAGTTCGCTCACGGCGGCCGGCCGGCGCTGGCCGACCGTAAACGCTCAGGGCGCCCGGCCCGCTTCACCCCCGTGCGGCCGCTCAGGCCCTACAGAACAGACCGCCGCAGGGCCAGCCACGCAGTGCCGCACACCGTCGACCGCACCGAGACCACGTCTGAAGCTCGCACGGCTGCGCCTGCCAACCACGGCTGCTGTCCGCCAACTTCGGTCCACCCGGATGCGGCGTCGTGGCCGAGCTGTTCTGTGCCCTGGGGCATTCATTCCGGATTACTGGCGAGCGTGGCATGA
- a CDS encoding LD-carboxypeptidase has translation MPAILRPRALRSGDLVVVTAPSGQLEPGEEPLLARGVAILERMGFRVRVSPMVNPAQNRWWASGTPAEQADELNALLRDPEVRAIVAHTGGQATIGYLDLIDLDAIRADPKPILGYSDISLLHMALHAKTGLVGFHADIATHGFGSDWYTLGDEARRSELVDLYTRVLTKAEAPGVLPAMGAWETWRPGRAQGPLFGGLLNRLVLLQATPFALAAERFEGAVLFWEEVQRPVSRIWNDLHTLRLSGVLDRIAGMVVGIPTEVTPHDGGTDRAGLRDVVLDVLAQRDIPVLAQVDFGHTSPNLPLPVGVRAHVDAENRTLSLLEPAVAES, from the coding sequence ATGCCTGCGATCCTTCGGCCCCGCGCGCTGCGTTCCGGCGATCTCGTGGTCGTTACCGCGCCCTCGGGCCAGCTTGAACCGGGTGAGGAACCACTGCTCGCCCGCGGTGTGGCGATACTCGAGCGGATGGGTTTCCGCGTGCGGGTCAGCCCGATGGTCAACCCGGCGCAGAATCGCTGGTGGGCGTCGGGCACTCCGGCGGAGCAGGCCGACGAACTCAATGCTTTGCTCCGGGACCCGGAGGTGCGGGCCATCGTCGCGCATACCGGTGGACAGGCGACCATCGGCTATCTCGATTTGATCGATCTGGACGCGATCCGGGCCGACCCGAAACCGATCCTCGGCTACAGCGATATCTCGCTGCTGCACATGGCGTTGCACGCCAAGACCGGCCTCGTCGGCTTCCACGCCGACATCGCCACCCACGGTTTCGGCAGCGATTGGTACACGCTGGGCGACGAGGCCCGTCGCTCCGAGCTCGTCGACCTCTACACCCGTGTGCTCACCAAGGCCGAGGCGCCGGGCGTGCTGCCGGCGATGGGGGCTTGGGAAACCTGGCGGCCGGGCCGCGCGCAGGGACCACTGTTCGGCGGTTTGCTGAACCGCCTGGTTCTACTGCAGGCGACACCGTTCGCGCTGGCCGCCGAACGGTTCGAAGGCGCCGTGCTGTTCTGGGAGGAGGTGCAGCGGCCGGTCTCGCGGATCTGGAACGACCTGCATACCTTGCGGCTGTCCGGTGTGCTGGACCGGATCGCTGGCATGGTGGTCGGCATCCCGACTGAGGTCACGCCCCACGATGGCGGCACAGACCGCGCAGGTCTACGCGACGTGGTGCTCGATGTCCTGGCGCAGCGTGACATCCCGGTCCTCGCCCAGGTCGACTTCGGCCACACCTCGCCGAACCTGCCGCTGCCTGTCGGCGTCCGCGCACATGTGGACGCGGAGAACCGGACGCTGTCCCTGCTCGAGCCGGCGGTCGCGGAAAGCTGA
- a CDS encoding sensor histidine kinase KdpD, with translation MRLAVLPAALMAVLSAALVAFVLLTQDGTADGTTWTALIAGAVLGCGVLAGAVRAGRAAARDVSRQHAPLRRAVAEGQAALRGTLQRLERGEPLEQQAPFAQAGPPPTDPVDRLAYEIRVGTWQACTALAQSAQLPRGSAPDSEERVEVFVNLARRLQSLVHRAINMLDQLENEVEDPELLKGLFHVDHLATRIRRHAENVAVLGGSVSRRQWTRPVTLTEVLRSSIAEVEHYSRVKLVPPIEGTVRGHAVADVIHLLAELVENATMFSEPHAQVLLRAQRVTAGLAIEVEDRGLGMPLEEQARINALLAEPDHIDLGKLLADGRIGLYVVSALARRHGIAVRLQSNIYGGIQAILIIPPGLLGDEPGDAPAQAAGERQRPPQAAPAPAQRPVPPHQQQITGAQQQAGRTPAARPVMPPPAFRQPLPPAQAQAAAPAAPGPMAQQPARGTGAPPPYTPPQQHARGTGAPQAYDRGPSLGSDARDGRPPLPQRQAQEHLVPELRNGPAPRRSDDQEVEHDPGLMAMFRRGVDLADNEPDEPHAGGSR, from the coding sequence GTGCGTCTCGCCGTCCTTCCCGCGGCCCTCATGGCGGTCCTCTCCGCCGCGCTGGTCGCCTTCGTGCTGCTCACCCAGGACGGCACCGCGGACGGGACCACCTGGACCGCGCTGATCGCCGGCGCCGTGCTCGGCTGCGGGGTGCTGGCCGGTGCGGTACGGGCCGGGCGGGCCGCGGCCCGGGACGTGTCACGGCAGCACGCGCCGCTGCGCCGCGCCGTCGCCGAAGGCCAGGCCGCGCTGCGGGGCACGCTGCAACGGCTGGAGCGGGGCGAGCCGTTGGAGCAGCAGGCTCCGTTCGCGCAGGCCGGCCCGCCGCCCACCGACCCGGTCGACCGGCTCGCGTACGAGATCCGCGTCGGCACCTGGCAGGCCTGCACGGCCCTGGCGCAGTCGGCACAGCTGCCCCGCGGCAGCGCGCCGGACAGCGAGGAGCGCGTCGAGGTCTTCGTCAACCTCGCCCGGCGGCTGCAGTCCCTCGTGCACCGCGCGATCAACATGCTCGACCAGCTGGAGAACGAGGTCGAGGACCCGGAACTGCTCAAGGGCCTCTTCCACGTCGACCACCTGGCCACCCGCATCCGCCGCCACGCGGAGAACGTCGCCGTGCTCGGCGGCTCCGTCTCCCGCCGCCAGTGGACCCGCCCGGTGACCCTGACCGAGGTGCTGCGGTCGTCGATCGCCGAGGTCGAGCACTACTCCCGGGTCAAGCTGGTGCCGCCGATCGAGGGCACCGTGCGCGGCCACGCCGTCGCCGACGTCATCCACCTGCTGGCCGAACTCGTCGAGAACGCCACGATGTTCTCCGAACCGCACGCCCAAGTCCTGCTGCGCGCCCAGCGGGTGACCGCGGGGCTCGCCATCGAGGTCGAGGACCGCGGTCTGGGGATGCCGCTGGAGGAGCAGGCGCGGATCAACGCCCTGCTCGCCGAGCCCGACCACATCGACCTCGGCAAGCTGCTCGCCGACGGCCGGATCGGCCTGTACGTGGTCTCCGCGCTGGCCCGCCGCCACGGCATCGCGGTCCGGCTGCAGAGCAACATCTACGGCGGTATCCAGGCGATCCTGATCATCCCGCCCGGTCTGCTCGGCGACGAGCCCGGGGACGCGCCCGCGCAGGCGGCCGGCGAGAGGCAGAGACCGCCCCAGGCCGCCCCGGCCCCGGCGCAGCGCCCGGTCCCGCCGCACCAGCAGCAGATCACCGGCGCACAGCAGCAGGCCGGCCGGACGCCCGCCGCCCGGCCCGTGATGCCCCCGCCGGCCTTTCGGCAGCCGCTGCCCCCGGCCCAGGCACAGGCCGCCGCACCTGCCGCACCGGGCCCCATGGCGCAGCAGCCTGCACGGGGGACGGGAGCGCCGCCGCCGTACACCCCGCCGCAGCAGCACGCACGGGGTACGGGAGCGCCGCAGGCGTACGACCGCGGTCCCTCCCTGGGCTCGGACGCCCGGGACGGACGGCCGCCGCTGCCGCAGCGCCAGGCGCAGGAGCACCTGGTGCCGGAACTCCGCAACGGCCCCGCCCCACGCCGGTCCGACGACCAGGAGGTGGAGCACGATCCGGGACTGATGGCCATGTTCCGGCGCGGAGTCGACCTGGCCGACAACGAACCCGACGAGCCGCACGCCGGCGGCTCCCGATGA